A stretch of Corallococcus soli DNA encodes these proteins:
- a CDS encoding endonuclease III domain-containing protein gives MADKPTTPPRRVPRAQSPRTAHASPVQTDKLPFDIEEVLRRVRHEVRSFADAAMFELAAKGHGSLFEQLIACILSIRTLDEVSLPASLRLLSRAATPDALARLTPQAIDALIQPVTFHEAKAHQVHAIAVRTRDEFHGQLPADPVVLQSFKGVGPKCAHLALGIACGHEVISVDIHVHRVTNRWGYVKASTPERTLAALEAILPRPYWVELNRLLVPFGKHVCTGSRPKCSMCPVLPYCRQEGVTSHR, from the coding sequence ATGGCGGACAAACCCACGACCCCACCTCGACGCGTGCCCCGTGCCCAAAGCCCACGCACCGCGCACGCCTCCCCGGTCCAGACAGACAAGCTCCCGTTCGACATCGAAGAGGTCCTGCGCCGCGTCCGCCACGAGGTGCGCTCCTTCGCGGACGCCGCCATGTTCGAACTCGCCGCCAAGGGCCACGGCTCCCTCTTCGAGCAGCTCATCGCGTGCATCCTCTCCATCCGCACGCTCGATGAAGTCAGCCTGCCCGCGTCCCTGCGCCTCTTGAGCCGCGCAGCCACCCCGGACGCCCTGGCCCGCCTCACGCCCCAGGCCATCGACGCGCTCATCCAGCCCGTCACCTTCCACGAAGCCAAGGCGCACCAGGTCCACGCCATCGCCGTGCGCACGCGTGACGAGTTCCACGGCCAGCTCCCCGCCGACCCGGTCGTCCTCCAGTCCTTCAAGGGCGTGGGCCCCAAGTGCGCGCACCTGGCCCTGGGCATCGCCTGCGGCCACGAGGTCATCAGCGTGGACATCCACGTCCACCGCGTCACCAACCGCTGGGGCTACGTCAAGGCGTCCACGCCGGAGCGCACGCTCGCGGCGCTCGAAGCCATCCTCCCGCGCCCCTACTGGGTGGAGCTCAACCGGCTCCTCGTCCCCTTCGGCAAGCACGTGTGCACCGGCTCCCGCCCGAAGTGCTCCATGTGCCCCGTGCTCCCCTACTGCCGGCAGGAGGGCGTCACCTCCCACCGGTAG
- a CDS encoding phospholipase D-like domain-containing protein translates to MSELQDVELLPQPGAHGFDGDGTNRKHEMQGPFELPPGPEGFSFALYQSTGVGLSPGHRMHLLENSQVFDRMLEDIRAAKHSVHMLVYIWRPCALSDRFVEALTERSRAGVQCRVVVDPVGSEETTGDKDFDQKVERRLSEAGVEVHYYRLLAGKVLGRLLGRSHQKIVVVDGRIAYTGGFGIWKVWEGDGLKEDNWRDTHIRVEGPEVRRIQVTFAKHWQESGGGLLPREAFPELEPDGGGCAAFIDSSGRLGITEAERMVRLVVAAATKRLWIANAYFTPPNDILEQLEVKVRQGVDVRVLGPGPHHDVPVVRASQRSTYERLLAAGVRIWEYQPAMLHSKTMLVDDWLCVVGSTNLDALSLNKLSEGTMVFEDREIAAKMEACWEKDVRHSKEITLENGGRTNPWRRFARRATQFAGHDR, encoded by the coding sequence ATGAGCGAGCTCCAGGACGTGGAACTGCTGCCCCAGCCGGGCGCGCATGGGTTCGATGGGGACGGTACGAACCGCAAGCACGAGATGCAGGGGCCGTTCGAGCTGCCGCCCGGTCCGGAGGGGTTCTCGTTCGCGCTGTATCAGTCCACGGGCGTGGGGCTGTCGCCCGGGCACCGGATGCACCTGCTGGAGAACAGCCAGGTCTTCGACCGGATGTTGGAGGACATCCGCGCGGCGAAGCACAGCGTCCACATGCTCGTCTACATCTGGCGGCCGTGTGCGCTGTCGGACCGCTTCGTCGAAGCGCTGACGGAGCGCTCGCGCGCGGGCGTGCAGTGCCGCGTGGTGGTGGATCCGGTGGGCAGCGAGGAGACCACGGGGGACAAGGACTTCGACCAGAAGGTGGAGCGGCGGCTCAGCGAAGCGGGCGTGGAGGTGCACTACTACCGGCTGCTCGCGGGCAAGGTGCTGGGGCGGCTGCTGGGGCGTTCGCACCAGAAGATCGTCGTGGTGGACGGGCGCATCGCGTACACGGGCGGCTTCGGCATCTGGAAGGTGTGGGAGGGGGACGGGCTGAAGGAGGACAACTGGCGCGACACGCACATCCGCGTGGAGGGCCCGGAGGTCCGGCGCATCCAGGTCACCTTCGCCAAGCACTGGCAGGAGTCCGGAGGCGGGCTGCTGCCGCGCGAGGCGTTCCCGGAGCTGGAGCCGGACGGCGGCGGGTGCGCGGCGTTCATCGACAGCTCGGGGCGGCTGGGCATCACGGAGGCGGAGCGGATGGTGCGGCTGGTGGTGGCCGCGGCGACGAAGCGGTTGTGGATCGCCAACGCGTACTTCACGCCGCCCAACGACATCCTGGAGCAACTGGAGGTGAAGGTCCGCCAGGGCGTGGACGTGCGCGTGCTGGGGCCAGGGCCGCACCACGACGTGCCGGTGGTGCGCGCGTCACAGCGCTCCACCTACGAGCGGCTGCTGGCCGCGGGCGTGCGCATCTGGGAGTACCAGCCGGCGATGCTGCACTCGAAGACGATGCTCGTGGACGACTGGCTGTGCGTGGTGGGCTCCACGAACCTGGACGCGCTGTCGCTCAACAAGTTGAGCGAAGGAACGATGGTGTTCGAGGACAGGGAGATCGCCGCGAAGATGGAGGCGTGCTGGGAGAAGGACGTCCGGCACTCGAAGGAGATCACGCTGGAGAACGGCGGCCGGACGAACCCGTGGCGGAGGTTCGCGCGGCGGGCCACGCAGTTCGCGGGGCATGACCGGTAG
- a CDS encoding acyl-CoA dehydrogenase family protein, with protein sequence MLDATSRPSARELLSQAGLAPLIPMLYVAWTDGELTAEELRALGTAARAQPWLDLKASTVLALWVDPLRPPSPRELALVREHIRVTAERLATSNQQNLAELGLQLAQVLAGEAPLDVPVAELARALAAMEATLGVDGKEAVRSLLPHPSRTPHAEARSHTASFNPAAMTDVLERTYRDVRKQVRGWLEDADFRYKEGLDTTAYRDQVFDWLKHLANDGLGQLAFPKGREGGADLGAFIAAFETMAFFDLSLVIKAGVHFGLFGSSILFLGTKRHHQQYLPQVASLELPGCFAMSELGHGSNVRDCETVARYDADTREFVIDTPSETARKEWIGNAARHARMATVFAQLEVEGERLGVHALLVPLRDMHGKVLKGIRIEDCGEKMGLNGVDNGRLWFKGVRVPRENLLDRYGQVTEDGEYTSSITGDSKRFFTMLGALVAGRVSVACASLSAAKSALTIAVRYGDLRRQFGPTGSREVRLLDHQSHQLRLLPLVAKAYALDFALEHLVDRYVHRTEDDAREVEALAAGLKAYASWNATATVQEAREACGGQGYLTANRLPSLKADTDVFTTFEGDNTVLMQLVAKGLLTGYRQRFEDDRVFAVLKLIVDRAATVVTDRNPIAGRRTDSDHLRDSDFHLRALRFREEEMLASVSRRIRKRLTAGVEAFEAFNQVQVHLLALAHASVERIVLEQFLLGVAAVKDEALKPVLGRLADLFGLSCLESASGWFLEHGWLEGPKAKAIRKERVQLCAELRPDAVGLVDAFGIPDSCLAAPIGLGRLAPGGERFDDVAGGP encoded by the coding sequence ATGCTCGATGCCACTTCGCGTCCCTCCGCCCGGGAGCTGCTGTCACAGGCGGGGCTCGCCCCCCTCATCCCCATGCTCTACGTCGCCTGGACGGACGGTGAGCTGACGGCCGAGGAGCTGCGCGCCCTGGGCACCGCCGCCCGCGCCCAGCCCTGGCTGGACCTCAAGGCCAGCACGGTCCTGGCCCTCTGGGTGGATCCGCTGCGTCCGCCCTCCCCCCGCGAGCTGGCCCTGGTGCGCGAGCACATCCGCGTCACCGCCGAACGGCTGGCCACCAGCAACCAGCAGAACCTGGCGGAGCTGGGCCTCCAGTTGGCCCAGGTGCTTGCGGGCGAGGCGCCCCTGGACGTGCCCGTGGCGGAGCTGGCCAGGGCCCTGGCCGCGATGGAGGCCACGCTGGGCGTGGACGGCAAGGAGGCGGTGCGCTCCCTGCTGCCGCATCCCTCCCGCACGCCCCACGCCGAGGCGCGCTCGCACACCGCGTCCTTCAACCCCGCGGCGATGACGGACGTGCTGGAGCGCACCTACCGCGACGTGCGCAAGCAGGTGCGCGGCTGGCTGGAGGACGCGGACTTCCGCTACAAGGAAGGGCTGGACACCACCGCCTACCGCGACCAGGTCTTCGACTGGCTCAAGCACCTGGCCAACGACGGGCTGGGGCAGCTCGCCTTCCCCAAGGGGCGCGAGGGCGGCGCGGACCTGGGCGCGTTCATCGCCGCCTTCGAGACGATGGCCTTCTTCGATTTGAGCCTCGTCATCAAGGCGGGCGTGCACTTCGGCCTGTTCGGCTCCAGCATCCTGTTCCTGGGCACGAAGCGCCACCACCAGCAGTACCTGCCGCAGGTGGCGTCCCTGGAGCTGCCCGGCTGCTTCGCGATGAGCGAGCTGGGCCACGGCTCCAACGTGCGCGACTGCGAGACGGTGGCCCGCTACGACGCGGACACGCGCGAGTTCGTCATCGACACGCCGTCGGAGACCGCGCGCAAGGAATGGATTGGCAACGCGGCCCGGCACGCGCGCATGGCCACCGTGTTCGCGCAGCTGGAGGTGGAAGGAGAGCGGTTGGGCGTGCACGCGCTGCTCGTCCCGCTGCGCGACATGCACGGCAAGGTCCTCAAGGGCATCCGCATCGAGGACTGCGGCGAGAAGATGGGCCTCAACGGCGTGGACAACGGGCGGCTGTGGTTCAAGGGCGTGCGCGTGCCGCGCGAGAACCTGCTCGACCGCTACGGGCAGGTGACGGAGGACGGCGAGTACACCAGCTCCATCACCGGCGACTCCAAGCGCTTCTTCACCATGCTGGGCGCGCTGGTGGCGGGCCGGGTAAGCGTGGCGTGCGCGTCCCTGAGCGCGGCCAAGAGCGCGCTGACCATCGCCGTGCGCTACGGCGACCTGCGCCGCCAGTTCGGCCCCACCGGCTCGCGCGAGGTGCGCCTGCTGGACCACCAGTCGCACCAATTGCGCCTGCTGCCGCTGGTCGCCAAGGCGTACGCGTTGGACTTCGCGCTGGAGCACCTGGTGGACCGCTACGTCCACCGCACGGAGGACGACGCGCGCGAGGTGGAGGCGCTGGCGGCGGGCCTCAAGGCCTACGCGTCGTGGAACGCCACCGCCACCGTGCAGGAGGCGCGCGAGGCGTGCGGCGGCCAGGGCTACCTCACCGCCAACCGGCTGCCGTCCCTCAAGGCGGACACGGACGTGTTCACCACCTTCGAGGGCGACAACACCGTCCTCATGCAGCTGGTCGCCAAGGGCCTGCTCACGGGCTACCGCCAGCGCTTCGAGGACGACCGCGTCTTCGCGGTGCTCAAGCTCATCGTGGACCGGGCCGCCACGGTGGTGACGGACAGGAACCCCATCGCGGGCCGGCGCACCGACAGCGACCACCTGCGCGACAGCGACTTCCACCTGCGCGCGCTGCGCTTCCGCGAGGAGGAGATGCTCGCGTCGGTGTCCCGGCGCATCCGCAAGCGCCTGACGGCGGGCGTGGAGGCGTTCGAGGCCTTCAACCAGGTGCAGGTGCACCTGCTGGCCCTGGCGCACGCGAGCGTGGAGCGCATCGTGCTGGAGCAGTTCCTGCTGGGCGTGGCGGCGGTGAAGGACGAAGCGCTCAAGCCGGTGCTGGGACGGCTGGCGGACCTGTTCGGCCTGTCCTGCCTGGAGTCCGCCAGCGGCTGGTTCCTGGAGCACGGCTGGCTGGAGGGGCCCAAGGCGAAGGCCATCCGCAAGGAGCGCGTGCAGTTGTGCGCGGAGCTGCGGCCGGACGCGGTGGGGTTGGTGGACGCGTTCGGGATCCCCGACTCGTGCCTCGCGGCGCCCATCGGGCTGGGGCGGCTCGCGCCCGGCGGTGAACGCTTCGACGACGTGGCGGGAGGGCCATGA
- a CDS encoding ester cyclase produces the protein MRLRAGWAVLGLVGMTGCATVSPAERAQRVVAANKERARLFTEEVYNQKRLERIPEYVAADYVDRSEGAPEALRGPEVVRTQAEAGFALFPDLRFELLHVLAEDDWVMVRWRAVGTDTQGPVADDGKPRTVTLQGDSLYRLRDGRFVESWDLTDRLSPLLQRGYKVVPPTP, from the coding sequence ATGAGACTGCGTGCGGGGTGGGCGGTGCTGGGGCTCGTGGGGATGACCGGTTGCGCGACGGTGTCCCCGGCGGAGCGGGCCCAGCGGGTGGTCGCGGCCAACAAGGAGCGCGCGCGCCTGTTCACCGAGGAGGTCTACAACCAGAAGCGCCTGGAGCGCATCCCGGAGTACGTCGCGGCGGACTACGTGGACCGCTCGGAGGGCGCGCCCGAAGCGCTCCGGGGCCCGGAGGTGGTGCGCACCCAGGCGGAGGCCGGCTTCGCGCTCTTCCCGGACCTGCGCTTCGAACTGCTCCACGTCCTGGCCGAGGACGACTGGGTCATGGTGCGCTGGCGCGCGGTCGGCACCGACACCCAGGGTCCCGTCGCGGACGATGGCAAGCCTCGCACGGTGACGCTCCAGGGAGACTCGCTGTACCGGCTGCGCGACGGCCGCTTCGTGGAGTCGTGGGACCTCACCGACCGGCTCTCGCCCCTGCTCCAGCGGGGCTACAAGGTCGTGCCGCCCACGCCGTGA
- a CDS encoding MBL fold metallo-hydrolase — MKMNAGPIRAADKARQSAFRTAFPPHGPQGSSWGSKLLRVFGWGLVLLGAFLLVVVIDGWKAFGQGADGARRERMERSPQWQDGSFVNAQPILNNWERTLSSMFHSSPDSSPQTPLTVPPIDPKRFATPPPDGLRVTWLGHSSTLVEVDGHRVLTDPVWGERTSPLEWIGPKRWFPAPIALGDLPPIDAVVISHDHYDHLDFATITAMKDWNTTFVVPLGVGAHLEYWGVPATRIVELDWWERTRVKGLDIVCTPARHASGRFLQQDKSLWAGWALVGARHRVYYSGDTGLFPAMEEIGAKLGPFDLTMIEAGQYGAGWPDWHLGPEQAVLAHRLVRGRLMMPVHWGLVTLANHSWTEPMERSQVAAKHDGVSITSPRLGQDFLVQAPPTERWWPDVPWQTAEQAPIVASQIPPALREGHPALPLVVTPPAPSPTPTRAANPPTPAPQGATPAPNPTPQQAAPPQVASPQGATP; from the coding sequence ATGAAGATGAACGCCGGGCCCATCCGGGCCGCCGACAAGGCCCGTCAGAGTGCCTTCCGCACGGCCTTTCCGCCCCACGGCCCCCAGGGCTCCTCCTGGGGAAGCAAGCTGCTGCGGGTGTTCGGCTGGGGCCTCGTGCTGCTGGGGGCCTTCCTGCTCGTCGTGGTGATTGATGGGTGGAAGGCGTTCGGTCAGGGCGCGGACGGCGCCCGGCGCGAGCGGATGGAGCGCTCGCCGCAGTGGCAGGACGGGAGCTTCGTCAACGCGCAGCCCATCCTCAACAACTGGGAGCGTACCCTGTCGAGCATGTTCCATTCGAGCCCCGACAGCAGCCCCCAGACGCCGCTGACGGTGCCCCCCATTGATCCAAAGCGCTTCGCCACGCCGCCTCCGGACGGGCTGCGCGTCACCTGGCTGGGGCACTCGAGCACGCTGGTGGAGGTGGATGGGCACCGCGTGCTCACGGACCCCGTGTGGGGCGAGCGCACCTCGCCGCTGGAGTGGATTGGCCCCAAGCGCTGGTTCCCCGCGCCCATCGCGCTCGGCGACCTGCCGCCCATCGACGCGGTGGTCATCTCCCACGACCACTACGACCACCTGGACTTCGCGACCATCACCGCGATGAAGGACTGGAACACGACCTTCGTGGTGCCGTTGGGGGTGGGCGCGCACCTGGAGTACTGGGGCGTGCCCGCGACGCGCATCGTGGAGCTGGACTGGTGGGAGCGCACGCGCGTGAAGGGGCTGGACATCGTGTGCACGCCCGCGCGGCATGCGTCGGGCCGCTTCCTCCAGCAGGACAAGTCGCTGTGGGCAGGCTGGGCGCTCGTTGGGGCCCGACACCGCGTCTACTACTCCGGTGACACCGGCCTGTTCCCCGCGATGGAGGAGATTGGCGCGAAGCTGGGGCCCTTCGACCTGACGATGATTGAAGCGGGGCAGTACGGCGCCGGCTGGCCGGACTGGCACCTGGGGCCGGAGCAGGCCGTGCTCGCGCACCGGCTGGTGCGCGGCCGGTTGATGATGCCCGTGCACTGGGGGCTCGTCACGCTGGCGAACCACTCCTGGACGGAGCCCATGGAGCGCTCGCAGGTGGCCGCGAAGCATGACGGCGTGAGCATCACCTCGCCCCGGCTCGGGCAGGACTTCCTCGTGCAGGCGCCGCCCACGGAGCGCTGGTGGCCCGACGTGCCGTGGCAGACCGCGGAGCAGGCCCCCATCGTGGCCAGCCAGATTCCCCCCGCGCTCCGGGAAGGACACCCCGCCCTGCCGCTCGTCGTGACGCCGCCGGCCCCCAGCCCGACGCCGACGCGGGCCGCGAACCCGCCGACCCCGGCGCCCCAGGGCGCCACCCCCGCCCCGAACCCGACGCCGCAACAGGCCGCGCCTCCCCAGGTCGCGAGTCCCCAGGGGGCGACCCCGTAG
- a CDS encoding DUF3293 domain-containing protein, protein MCDELPEALRRAFQATAYVIRAHPRVGDLKHVLRVGAPHPLLDAALSAHGHASWAFLTAWNPHARAHPPRTNERLQHTLRGLLENGGHPCVPAVGVADDRRWFEESLFVPGMSRDEARRTGALFLQKAVLWGRVGGVAELVGCLGCPSP, encoded by the coding sequence ATGTGTGACGAACTGCCAGAAGCGCTGCGCAGGGCCTTCCAGGCCACGGCCTACGTCATTCGCGCGCACCCTCGGGTCGGAGACCTGAAGCACGTGCTGCGCGTGGGTGCCCCGCACCCGTTGCTCGACGCCGCGCTCAGCGCGCACGGCCATGCTTCGTGGGCCTTCCTCACCGCGTGGAATCCGCACGCGCGTGCGCATCCGCCTCGGACCAACGAGCGCCTCCAGCACACCTTGCGCGGCCTGCTCGAAAACGGCGGCCATCCGTGCGTGCCCGCCGTGGGCGTGGCGGACGACCGGCGCTGGTTCGAGGAGAGCCTCTTCGTCCCCGGCATGTCCCGCGACGAGGCCCGGCGCACGGGCGCGCTGTTCCTCCAGAAGGCGGTGCTCTGGGGCCGCGTGGGCGGTGTCGCGGAGCTGGTGGGGTGTCTGGGGTGTCCAAGCCCTTGA
- the clpP gene encoding ATP-dependent Clp endopeptidase proteolytic subunit ClpP: protein MNVPFVIETTHRGERAYDLYSRLLKDRIILLGTPINDDVANLIVAQLLFLESEDPDKGINLYINSPGGSVTAALAMYDTMQYVKCPVSTICVGQAASAGALLLLAGSKGKRYALPNSRIMIHQPLGGAQGQATDIEIQAKEILRLRAYLNGLFVKHTGHTIERIEKDTERDYFMSAEEARQYGLIDEVVERAGIPTPAK from the coding sequence ATGAACGTCCCCTTCGTCATTGAGACCACGCACCGCGGCGAGCGGGCGTACGACCTCTACAGCCGTCTGCTCAAGGACCGCATCATCCTCCTGGGCACGCCCATCAACGACGATGTGGCCAACCTCATCGTCGCCCAGCTGCTGTTCCTGGAGTCCGAGGACCCGGACAAGGGCATCAACCTCTACATCAACTCCCCCGGTGGCTCCGTCACCGCGGCGCTCGCGATGTACGACACGATGCAGTACGTCAAATGCCCCGTGTCCACCATCTGCGTGGGCCAGGCGGCCTCCGCGGGCGCGCTGCTGCTGCTGGCCGGCTCCAAGGGCAAGCGCTACGCCCTGCCCAACAGCCGCATCATGATCCACCAGCCGCTGGGCGGCGCGCAGGGGCAGGCCACGGACATCGAAATCCAGGCCAAGGAGATCCTCCGCCTGCGCGCGTACCTCAATGGCCTGTTCGTGAAGCACACGGGACACACCATCGAGCGCATCGAGAAGGACACCGAGCGCGACTACTTCATGAGCGCCGAGGAGGCCCGGCAGTACGGCCTCATCGACGAGGTCGTGGAGCGCGCGGGCATCCCGACGCCCGCCAAATAG
- the fumC gene encoding class II fumarate hydratase, producing MSTKNVRIEKDTFGPIEVPADRLWGAQTQRSRQNFAISNERMPVALVHALVLVKKAAALVNQENGSLSQEKAQAIAKAADEVLAGQHDEEFPLLVWQTGSGTQTNMNCNEVLANRASELLGGERGEARKVHANDDVNKGQSSNDVFPTAMSVAAVEAVVKHVLPELEALRDVLAQKSQAFQSIVKIGRTHLQDATPLTLGQEFSGYVAQLERAKGHIDASLPHLLELALGGTAVGTGLNAPPGYAERVAAEIAKLTGHGFVTAPNKFEALAANDALVQAHGALKGLAAVLFKVANDVRWLSSGPRSGIGEINIPENEPGSSIMPGKVNPTQSEALTMLCAQVMGNDVAICLGGASGNFELNVFKPLIIQNFLQSCRLLADGMRSFRLNCAVGIEPNLPRLQENLQRSLMLVTALNPHIGYDNAAKIAKTAHKQGKTLKEVAVELGLVTAEQFDQWVRPEKMTGNL from the coding sequence GTGAGCACCAAGAACGTTCGCATCGAGAAGGACACCTTTGGTCCCATCGAAGTCCCCGCCGACCGGCTCTGGGGCGCGCAGACGCAGCGGAGCCGGCAGAACTTCGCCATCTCCAATGAGCGGATGCCGGTGGCGCTCGTGCACGCGCTGGTGCTCGTGAAGAAGGCCGCCGCGCTCGTGAACCAGGAGAACGGCTCGCTGTCCCAAGAGAAGGCGCAGGCCATCGCGAAGGCCGCGGACGAGGTGCTCGCGGGCCAGCACGACGAGGAGTTCCCCCTGCTGGTGTGGCAGACCGGCAGCGGCACCCAGACGAACATGAACTGCAACGAGGTGCTGGCCAACCGCGCCTCGGAGCTGCTGGGCGGCGAGCGCGGGGAGGCGCGCAAGGTGCACGCCAACGACGACGTCAACAAGGGCCAGAGCTCCAACGACGTGTTCCCCACCGCGATGAGCGTGGCCGCCGTGGAGGCCGTGGTGAAGCACGTACTGCCGGAGCTTGAGGCCCTGCGCGACGTGCTGGCCCAGAAGTCCCAGGCGTTCCAGTCCATCGTGAAGATTGGCCGCACGCACCTCCAGGACGCGACGCCGCTCACGCTGGGCCAGGAGTTCAGCGGCTACGTGGCGCAGCTGGAGCGCGCGAAGGGCCACATCGACGCGTCCCTGCCGCACCTGCTGGAGCTGGCGCTGGGCGGCACCGCCGTGGGCACCGGCCTCAACGCGCCCCCGGGCTACGCCGAGCGCGTGGCGGCGGAGATTGCGAAGCTCACCGGCCACGGCTTCGTCACCGCGCCCAACAAGTTCGAGGCGCTGGCGGCCAACGACGCGCTGGTGCAGGCGCACGGCGCGCTCAAGGGGCTGGCGGCGGTGCTGTTCAAGGTGGCCAACGACGTCCGGTGGCTGTCGTCCGGGCCGCGCTCCGGCATCGGGGAGATCAACATCCCGGAGAACGAGCCGGGCAGCTCCATCATGCCGGGCAAGGTGAACCCCACGCAGAGCGAGGCGCTCACCATGCTGTGCGCCCAGGTGATGGGCAACGACGTGGCCATCTGCCTGGGCGGCGCGTCCGGCAACTTCGAGCTCAACGTCTTCAAGCCGCTCATCATCCAGAACTTCCTGCAGAGCTGCCGGCTCCTGGCGGACGGCATGCGCAGCTTCCGGCTGAACTGCGCGGTGGGCATCGAGCCGAACCTCCCCCGCCTCCAGGAGAACCTCCAGCGCAGCCTGATGCTGGTGACGGCCCTCAACCCGCACATCGGTTACGACAACGCGGCGAAGATCGCCAAGACGGCGCACAAGCAGGGCAAGACGCTCAAGGAGGTCGCCGTGGAGCTGGGGCTCGTCACCGCCGAGCAGTTCGACCAGTGGGTCCGCCCGGAGAAGATGACCGGGAACCTGTAG
- a CDS encoding MOSC domain-containing protein: MSPSGTIRALFLAQERNTPMRRVPEARAVEQHGFEGDRHQRRAVGHKRQLLLVDEAQRTALDVPEGALKENVLVEGVALDALPPGQRLALGTEVVVELTEPCVPCWKLDALRPGLLQASWGRRGQLARVLKAGTVREGDPVHLLDVNPDAPRIIRPKLP, from the coding sequence GTGAGCCCCTCCGGCACCATCCGAGCCCTCTTCCTGGCCCAGGAGCGCAACACCCCCATGCGCCGCGTCCCCGAGGCCCGGGCCGTGGAGCAGCACGGCTTCGAGGGTGACCGCCACCAGCGGCGCGCCGTGGGGCACAAGCGCCAGCTGCTGCTCGTGGACGAGGCCCAGCGGACCGCGCTGGACGTACCCGAGGGCGCGCTCAAGGAGAACGTCCTGGTGGAGGGCGTGGCGCTGGACGCGCTGCCCCCGGGCCAGCGCCTGGCGCTGGGGACCGAGGTGGTGGTGGAGCTGACCGAACCGTGCGTGCCCTGCTGGAAGCTGGACGCGCTGCGCCCCGGGCTGCTCCAGGCGAGCTGGGGCCGGAGGGGTCAGCTCGCCCGCGTGCTGAAGGCGGGCACCGTGCGTGAAGGCGACCCCGTGCACCTGCTGGACGTGAACCCGGACGCGCCCCGCATCATCCGGCCGAAGTTGCCCTGA
- a CDS encoding Uma2 family endonuclease, which yields MGDGDGSGKGRPATYADLEDVPPTKVGEIIEGELVVSPRPASRHTRAASRLGALLDGPFDRGREGPGGWLILDEPELRFAGSSDALVPDLAGWRRERMPRMPDTPVFSLAPDWVCEVLSPSTRRWDRGPKMRVYARAGVKWLWFIEPLEEGLEIHQLREGKWGLFSVHLGKGLVHAAPFDAVPLELDALWER from the coding sequence ATGGGCGACGGAGACGGGAGTGGGAAGGGGAGGCCGGCGACGTATGCCGACCTGGAGGACGTGCCGCCGACGAAGGTGGGGGAGATCATCGAAGGGGAGCTGGTCGTCAGTCCCCGGCCGGCGTCCCGCCACACGCGGGCGGCGTCCCGGTTGGGGGCCTTGTTGGATGGCCCCTTCGACCGGGGACGCGAGGGCCCGGGCGGTTGGCTCATCCTGGATGAGCCGGAGCTGCGCTTCGCGGGCTCAAGCGATGCCCTGGTCCCGGATCTCGCGGGGTGGCGGCGTGAACGGATGCCTCGGATGCCCGACACGCCGGTCTTCTCGCTGGCTCCGGACTGGGTGTGTGAAGTGCTCTCTCCGTCCACCCGGCGGTGGGACCGGGGCCCGAAGATGCGCGTCTACGCGCGGGCGGGGGTGAAGTGGCTGTGGTTCATCGAGCCACTGGAGGAGGGGTTGGAGATCCACCAACTGCGCGAAGGCAAGTGGGGACTGTTCAGCGTGCACCTTGGGAAGGGCTTGGTGCATGCCGCGCCCTTCGACGCGGTGCCGTTGGAGTTGGACGCGCTCTGGGAGCGCTGA
- a CDS encoding cache domain-containing protein, with product MSSMFWMGLAMAAWGRLPPDGAAQLQKVDAVMPELRRLAGDPEVVRAIRAQNARRVPLAAVQRHDAEWMATPALTPFKQTVLDAPCAGALQRAQKRLGLAMAEAFTMDGQGALVCASRRTSDYWQGDEDKWRLTYAGGRGGPELRESPFFDESSQAYVIQVSLPVRDGARVIGALTVGLSLLDL from the coding sequence ATGTCGTCCATGTTCTGGATGGGTTTGGCGATGGCGGCCTGGGGGCGGCTGCCTCCGGATGGGGCCGCGCAACTCCAGAAGGTGGACGCGGTGATGCCGGAGCTGCGGCGGCTGGCCGGGGACCCGGAGGTGGTGCGCGCCATCCGCGCCCAGAACGCACGCCGCGTCCCCCTGGCCGCCGTCCAGCGTCACGACGCGGAGTGGATGGCCACCCCGGCGCTCACGCCCTTCAAGCAGACCGTGCTGGACGCTCCGTGCGCGGGCGCGCTCCAGCGCGCGCAGAAGCGGCTGGGCCTGGCGATGGCGGAGGCCTTCACCATGGACGGCCAGGGCGCGCTGGTCTGCGCCAGCCGGCGCACGTCCGACTACTGGCAGGGGGACGAGGACAAGTGGCGCCTCACCTATGCCGGCGGCCGGGGCGGGCCGGAGCTGCGGGAGTCGCCCTTCTTCGATGAATCCTCGCAGGCCTACGTCATCCAGGTCTCCCTGCCAGTCCGCGACGGCGCCCGGGTCATCGGCGCGCTCACCGTGGGCCTCTCCCTGCTCGACCTCTGA